In one window of Cytophagaceae bacterium ABcell3 DNA:
- a CDS encoding kelch repeat-containing protein: MAVLNPYKGWACIRRFLLVHLLMFATCTVVLGQNYWDRKADFAGASRFGAVGFAIGDKGYIGTGFDGAVDRTDFWEYDPATNTWTQKAEFSGSARSLAAAFVIENKGYVGTGASGATGNRDFFVYDQSTNTWAGSGNIGGNNLRRFYSVGFAVGNKGYVATGTNGNQRRNDLIEFDATDNSWNAKNNFAGVAREHAVGFSIGDKGYVGTGFDGEVFLKDMWEYDPEADAWTQKADLLGVERAGAIGMAIGNLGYVGTGYNSEGDLEDFYEFDPVKNEWVDKADYKGGAVKSAVAFAIGDKGYVGTGTSADQAVRGDFYEYHPGLTPVTITVGEIEGPVCSGQPVRIPYNVTGDIMEGNRFFVQVTNHMGGFQTVASIQGTTSDTAIVWLDPSDYPPGEDYLARVNTTSPQMSGFISEPFNIVPSPEVYYLKEWDEVCHDDELVILTHGTPTGGYYKGVGVIDEEKFDPDSAGVGSHEVVYTYTAENGCSASAAQPIKVELCTSTASELSETLNFKAYPNPYQGQTNINYMLERSANVVLEVRNSLGQTVKQFENGYQFPGQHNYTFSAEELGLPKGVYLVSLIIDNNSYISRIIEY; encoded by the coding sequence ATGGCAGTTTTAAATCCGTATAAAGGATGGGCTTGCATACGAAGGTTCTTACTTGTTCATCTGTTGATGTTTGCCACCTGTACTGTGGTATTGGGACAGAACTACTGGGATAGAAAAGCGGACTTTGCCGGGGCTTCCAGGTTTGGGGCTGTTGGTTTTGCTATCGGTGATAAAGGCTATATCGGAACAGGTTTTGATGGTGCAGTGGACAGAACCGATTTTTGGGAGTATGACCCTGCTACCAACACTTGGACCCAGAAAGCTGAGTTCTCTGGATCTGCAAGAAGTCTGGCAGCGGCTTTTGTAATAGAAAATAAAGGGTATGTAGGAACAGGGGCTTCTGGTGCTACCGGAAACAGGGATTTCTTTGTGTACGATCAAAGTACCAATACCTGGGCTGGAAGTGGAAATATTGGAGGAAACAACCTAAGAAGGTTTTACTCTGTAGGTTTTGCTGTTGGGAATAAAGGTTATGTGGCAACGGGTACCAATGGAAACCAAAGACGTAATGATTTGATAGAATTTGATGCTACTGACAACTCATGGAATGCTAAAAATAATTTTGCCGGTGTGGCTAGAGAGCATGCGGTTGGCTTCTCTATAGGTGATAAAGGATATGTGGGAACTGGTTTTGATGGTGAGGTTTTCTTGAAAGATATGTGGGAATATGATCCTGAAGCCGACGCATGGACGCAAAAAGCAGACTTGTTAGGTGTAGAAAGAGCAGGCGCTATTGGAATGGCTATTGGTAACTTGGGATATGTGGGGACAGGTTATAACAGTGAAGGTGACTTAGAAGACTTTTATGAATTTGACCCTGTGAAAAATGAGTGGGTGGATAAGGCCGACTATAAAGGAGGAGCGGTAAAGAGCGCTGTAGCTTTTGCAATAGGGGACAAAGGTTATGTTGGAACGGGTACTTCTGCTGACCAAGCAGTAAGAGGTGATTTCTATGAATATCACCCAGGATTAACCCCTGTTACTATCACTGTAGGAGAAATTGAAGGGCCGGTTTGTAGTGGCCAGCCTGTCAGGATTCCTTATAATGTTACCGGTGATATTATGGAAGGAAACCGCTTTTTTGTTCAGGTAACAAATCATATGGGGGGCTTTCAGACAGTCGCTTCTATACAAGGAACAACTAGTGATACGGCCATTGTATGGCTAGATCCAAGCGATTATCCTCCAGGAGAAGACTATCTCGCTAGGGTTAATACCACCAGTCCTCAAATGAGTGGGTTTATTAGTGAACCTTTTAATATTGTCCCTTCCCCAGAAGTTTACTATTTGAAGGAATGGGATGAAGTATGTCATGATGACGAACTGGTAATTTTGACCCATGGTACACCTACGGGAGGTTATTATAAAGGTGTAGGGGTTATTGATGAAGAAAAGTTTGACCCGGATAGTGCCGGGGTAGGTAGCCATGAAGTTGTTTATACTTATACTGCGGAAAATGGATGTTCTGCTTCTGCCGCTCAACCTATAAAGGTGGAATTGTGTACTAGTACTGCTAGTGAGCTGTCGGAAACATTAAATTTTAAGGCATATCCCAATCCTTACCAGGGGCAAACTAACATAAATTACATGCTTGAACGTTCTGCTAATGTTGTTTTGGAAGTTCGGAATAGCTTGGGTCAAACAGTCAAACAGTTTGAAAATGGTTACCAATTCCCGGGGCAACATAATTACACATTTAGCGCTGAAGAACTTGGGCTGCCAAAAGGCGTATACTTAGTTAGCCTTATTATAGACAATAATTCGTATATTTCCAGAATTATTGAATATTAA
- a CDS encoding gliding motility-associated C-terminal domain-containing protein, which translates to MLRKIWGLTAFLMLFLASVSSYAQAVKACIDIPDHTITDKSVTICKGTVFNLNGSNCGTATNVGYQWQNVSYNPPPTLNVRNLPTTDSGMWVLRVRDQLGNTDFDTVHVRYHPSTPFAIHNDPDLIFKCKKDPLVLQATDDPSLSNYNWYINDISTPSVGTEPTLSLGDIPDGAAEYIAVAEDSYGCSVSDTIYVWELESPPVDLGPDIDICEGESVTLTSLATQGGMYQYMWSTGANTESITVDSPGEYWFRAQGPFPFPCAATDTVKVNVNPAPKVDVGNDTTICFGSEVQLSATIVSEGTEPYYFSWTPSESLDQADIAEPLARPDSSTAYKVVVRDSGSASGCADSSIINVSVRPEIKVEVAFSDTLVCRNQEITLGANVKGEDPESPSDYTFSWMPAEGVSDPESRTPTVSLTSGRTIYARAFDALGCKDSAGIRVQVSNLMVIVENGSEADVCENDSIQLSAIASAGQSPYSYYWEPEAYFSATESRVAYLNPVDEGYVSVRTVDGRGCEAEDSINISLIPAPVVQAGANDTICEGTAVDLTGTVVQETVSPYSYRWVSAYDSTVYEGLEQELRPKVSGNFFLQAIDANNCSSYFDTTWVELIPAPFVSLGGADTSSCTGSSVVLEAQYEVGDLSFQWMNLTTNSALGNDNSEEVSEPGVYQLTVTEPVNNCFATVEKNVRYIETPLGVYISADTLFNVEQDYRLQAIAVGDDLVYSWSSTGGGIFTDHDDHAVVYVPSDDDIGQIAMSVTAENICGKVDTTMLVRGFKPIEAKSVLFVPNVFAPASSNPDNRTLKVFGENISSEGFVFEVFNRWGERVYFTTDFDEASGNGWTGQNHPMGVYTYVVKGKFHDGKEFSRTSNVTLMR; encoded by the coding sequence ATGTTAAGGAAAATATGGGGTTTAACAGCTTTTCTGATGCTATTTTTGGCTTCGGTAAGTTCTTATGCGCAAGCTGTTAAAGCATGTATTGACATTCCTGACCATACCATTACCGACAAAAGTGTTACTATTTGTAAGGGGACTGTGTTCAACCTTAATGGAAGCAACTGTGGGACTGCTACCAATGTGGGTTACCAGTGGCAAAATGTTTCCTACAACCCACCTCCTACACTTAATGTTAGAAACCTGCCCACTACTGATTCAGGAATGTGGGTGTTGCGGGTGAGGGACCAGTTAGGCAATACGGATTTTGATACTGTACATGTGAGGTATCACCCGTCAACTCCTTTTGCCATTCATAATGACCCGGATCTAATTTTTAAATGCAAGAAAGACCCTTTGGTATTACAAGCCACTGATGATCCTTCATTGTCAAACTATAACTGGTATATCAATGATATTTCTACTCCATCTGTAGGTACAGAACCTACTTTGTCTTTAGGTGATATTCCTGATGGCGCTGCTGAATATATAGCTGTCGCAGAGGATTCTTATGGTTGCAGTGTTTCTGATACCATATATGTGTGGGAGTTAGAATCTCCTCCGGTTGATTTGGGGCCTGATATTGATATATGTGAAGGCGAATCTGTTACTCTTACTTCTTTGGCTACTCAGGGAGGTATGTATCAGTATATGTGGAGTACAGGGGCTAATACAGAAAGTATTACAGTTGATTCCCCAGGTGAATACTGGTTTCGCGCTCAAGGGCCATTCCCTTTTCCATGTGCTGCTACAGATACCGTTAAGGTTAATGTAAACCCTGCTCCTAAAGTAGATGTTGGGAATGACACAACCATTTGCTTTGGTAGTGAAGTTCAGCTCAGCGCAACCATCGTTTCGGAAGGAACAGAACCTTATTATTTTTCATGGACTCCTTCGGAATCTCTGGATCAAGCTGATATTGCTGAGCCTTTGGCAAGACCTGACTCTAGTACAGCTTATAAAGTTGTTGTGAGAGATAGTGGTAGTGCTTCAGGTTGTGCTGACTCTTCGATAATAAATGTGAGTGTCAGGCCTGAAATTAAAGTAGAGGTAGCTTTTTCCGATACGCTAGTTTGCCGTAATCAGGAAATTACCTTAGGGGCCAATGTTAAAGGTGAAGATCCTGAAAGCCCTTCAGACTATACTTTTAGTTGGATGCCTGCTGAAGGTGTTAGTGACCCTGAAAGCAGGACGCCAACGGTAAGCCTTACTTCAGGAAGAACCATTTACGCACGGGCTTTCGATGCTTTGGGTTGCAAAGATTCAGCTGGAATCCGTGTTCAGGTCTCTAACCTTATGGTTATAGTCGAAAATGGAAGTGAGGCTGATGTGTGTGAAAATGATAGTATTCAGTTAAGTGCCATTGCGTCTGCAGGGCAATCTCCATACTCCTATTATTGGGAGCCGGAAGCATATTTTTCTGCCACTGAAAGCAGGGTGGCTTATTTAAATCCTGTAGACGAAGGGTATGTTAGTGTGCGTACAGTGGACGGCCGTGGCTGCGAAGCGGAAGACTCTATCAATATAAGTTTAATACCTGCTCCTGTCGTTCAAGCTGGGGCTAATGATACCATTTGTGAAGGGACGGCAGTTGATCTAACAGGTACTGTTGTTCAGGAAACGGTATCTCCATATAGCTACCGTTGGGTTTCAGCTTATGATTCTACTGTTTATGAAGGCTTAGAGCAGGAGCTGCGTCCTAAGGTGTCTGGCAATTTTTTCCTTCAGGCCATTGATGCCAATAACTGCAGTAGCTATTTTGACACTACTTGGGTAGAGTTAATACCCGCCCCTTTCGTTAGTTTGGGAGGCGCAGACACTTCTTCTTGTACAGGTAGTTCCGTGGTGCTTGAAGCTCAATATGAAGTAGGTGATTTATCATTTCAATGGATGAATCTTACTACTAATTCCGCTCTTGGCAACGACAATAGTGAAGAGGTTTCAGAACCTGGGGTGTATCAGCTTACTGTTACAGAACCGGTAAACAATTGCTTTGCGACAGTTGAAAAGAATGTTAGGTACATCGAAACGCCTTTGGGCGTTTATATTTCTGCTGATACCTTGTTCAATGTAGAGCAAGATTACCGATTGCAGGCCATAGCTGTAGGGGATGATTTGGTCTATTCGTGGAGTTCTACCGGAGGCGGTATTTTTACTGATCATGATGATCATGCAGTTGTGTATGTGCCTTCGGATGATGATATCGGGCAAATTGCTATGTCTGTTACAGCCGAGAATATATGTGGAAAGGTAGACACTACGATGCTGGTGCGGGGATTTAAGCCTATTGAAGCCAAAAGTGTACTATTTGTTCCTAATGTTTTTGCTCCTGCTTCGAGTAATCCAGACAATAGGACATTAAAAGTATTTGGAGAAAACATATCTTCAGAAGGGTTCGTTTTTGAAGTATTCAACAGGTGGGGAGAGCGGGTGTATTTTACTACTGATTTTGATGAGGCAAGTGGCAATGGGTGGACTGGGCAAAACCATCCAATGGGCGTATATACCTATGTTGTCAAAGGCAAGTTTCACGATGGTAAAGAGTTCTCTCGGACCAGTAATGTGACGCTTATGAGGTAG